CAAACCGAGTACCGAATTCAGGAATGCCCAGTGTGCCCATTTTCGAGTTGATCTGTTCAGGGGTAACCCCGAGACTTTCAGTGCCAGAGAAAAGCGCCATCACACCAGGGTCATCAGTCGGAATTGACTTCGGCTCAACTCCGGATAAATCTTGCAACATGCGGATCATGGTCGGATCATCATGGCCCAGCACATCCATTTTCAAAATGTTGTCATGAATCGAATGGAAATCAAAGTGGGTCGTCATCCAGGCGGCGTTTTGATCGTCAGCCGGATACTGGATCGGGGTAAAGTCGTAAATATCCATATCAGCCGGGACGATTAGAATGCCGGCAGGATGTTGCCCGGTTGTCCGTTTAACCCCCGTATCGCCTTGTGCCAGCCGATCGATTTCGGCTCCGCGCAGTTGCTGGCCAGTGTCACGTTCATAAGCTTTGACATAACCATAAGCCGTTTTGTCAGCAACCGTACCGATTGTTCCGGCCCGGAAACTGTGATCCTCACCAAACATGACCTTGATATAGTTATGGGCGATCGGTTGATAATCACCGGAAAAGTTCAAATCAATATCCGGCACCTTATCGCCGTGGAACCCGAGGAAGGTTTCGAAAGGAATGTCGTGACCGTCTTTGTGCAGCTCAGCGCCACACTTCGGGCAGACCTTATCAGGTAAGTCAAAACCGGACCCGACTTCGCCATGCGTAAAGAATTCACTGTATTGACACTTAGGGCAGCGATAATGCGGCGGCAGCGGATTGACCTCAGTGATGCCCGCCATCGTCGCCGCCAGACTAGAACCAACCGATCCTCGCGAACCAACCAAGTATCCGTCCTTGTTCGACTTTAAAACCAGTCGTTGGGCAATGTTGTAGATGACCGAGAATCCGTTACCAATGATACTTTTTAACTCTTTGTCCAGCCGATGTTCGACGATTTCCGGCAAAGGATCACCATACAATTCATGAGCGGTGGTCATGACATCATGCTTGAGTTTATCTTCCACACCAGGCACATCAGGCGTATAGAGTTTGGTTTTGACTGGCGAAATGTCATCGTCAATCCAGTCCGCAATCAGATTGGAGTTGGTCACAACCAACTCTTTGGCCTTTTCAGCACCTAGCCAGTCAAAATCATCCAGCATTTCCCGAGTTGAGCGAAAATGCACATCAGGCAGACTGTGACGATTCAACGGGTTGGCACCGCCTTGGCTATGAATCAGAATTTTGCGATAAATGGCATCGTGTTCATCAAGGTAATGAGCATCCCCGGTGACCACCACAGGCTTCTCCATGTCTTCGCCGATTTTGATGATTTTTTGCAAAATATCCTTTAGATGCGATTCGCCTTTGATCAAATCTGCTTCCAACAAGGGCTGATAGACCGGTAATGGTTGGATTTCAAGATAATCATAGAAAGCAGCCTTTTCCCGGGCCTCGGCTTCCCCTTTTTGCATCATTGCCGTGAAAACTTCACCATTGGAGCAGGCCGATCCGACAAGCAAACCTTCACGCAATTTTTGCAACTGACTGCGTGGCACCCGTGGTACGCGGTAGAAATATTTAACATTGGAAAGTGAAACCAGCTTGAACAGATTCTTCAATCCCGCCTGCGTCTTAGCCAAAACCACGGCATGACTCGGTCGGGCAGCCTTGTAAGCATCGCCCGCTCCAACCCGATCATTCAGCTGATTAAGCTTGGTCATGCCATAAAGCTTGGCTGCTTCCTTTTCCAACGCGTAAAGCAAATAACCGGTTGCCTCGGCGTCGGCGTTGGCGCGATGGTGGTGTCCCAGACTGACCTTATATAGCTTAGCCAACGTATCGAGCTTATGATTCTTGCGTTCCGGATGCAGCATGCGCGACAATTCCAGCGTATCAATAACAGGATTCTCGATGTCCGGTAGTCCGTGGCGTTCATACCCGTTATCCAGGAAGCCCACGTCAAACGTCACATTGTGGCCAACCATAATGGCCCCGTCACAAAATTGCTGGAAAAGTTTGAAGACTTCTTCTTCCGACTTCGAGCCATGAACCATGTCATCTGTGATATGCGTCAGATTAATCGTCAATTCCGACAATGGAAAACCGGGATCGATCATTTCTTCAAATTGATCAATCACTTGGCCATCTTTCATCTTAACTGCGGCCAATTCAATGACCTTGTCATAGACCGCTGATAATCCGGTTGTTTCAACGTCAAAGACGACATATTCGGAATCGGCAAGGTCGCGGGGTTCGTTTGCACGATAAGCGACAGGTGTGCCATCGTCAACTAGGTTAATTTCAACGCCGTATAGCATTTTTAATCCGGCTTTATCTGCCGCTGTGTGTGCTTCTGGGTACGCCTGCAAGCCGGCGTGATCTGTCACAGCAATGGCTTTATGACCCCATTCTTTTGCGCGGTTAACAAAATCGGTGATCGAATTCGTTGCATCCATTTGACTCATGTTAGTATGCAAATGGAGTTCCACCCGTTTTTCACCGTCCACGTCATCAGTCGGATCGGGGTGTGAAACAGTTTGAATATCCTGGGCATTAATCGTCAATTCACGGGAATAATTGTCTTCTTGAACACTGCCCCGTACGCGCAGCCACTGGCCCTTCTGAATTCGGGCAAACATCGCCTCATCATCAGCGCCATTACTAAACTTCTTGGCGATGAAGCTTGAACTATAATCCGTGATCTTAAAGATTAATAATTGCCGTTTGGAACGTAACTCACGCACTTCCACATCAAAAACATAGCCTTCAACGGTAACCGACCGCTCCTCTTGTGTGATGGTCACCATCTGCTGTGGCGGGTCACTCATTTTTAGCTGACGACCCATTTGAACTGGGCCATCAGTGCTTTCTTGTTTCTGCTTGGCGGCTTGGCGTTTAACCACTTCGGCCGCGGCCTGCGCCATTTTGGCCGTTTGGGCGGCTTTTTGGGCTTCGAAGGCGGCCACTGACTGAGCAGCCTGCTCTTCATCAACGTCTGCCTGCATCCGCAAGCCGGTGAATCCGACTTGCTGATAGGTTTCCTCAAGCTTGCTTAAGCCTTGATGAATCAAGTATTGGCGAACCTGTTCGTTTTCCGCGGTGATCACCGCACGACCATTGACCAAGGTCGGAACCTGCTTTTCACACAACTCCCGCACGATCCCGGTACCGATTTCCGCATTTTGCACGACAAATCGCCAATATTGAGCCAGCAATTCATCGGTTAAAACCGGATGAGCCACCGCAATGGTCAAGTTAGTTTTGGCAATTTGTTTAAACGCAAGCGGCAGTTGCGTCGCCAGTGGATTAAAAATCTGAAACGGCAGAATCGCAGGGAATCCCAGCGTAAAGTCATACCGTTGCGATTGCTCGTGGATGGTCACGCCTTGGACCACACCTTCTGCCAGCGCCGGATCATTTTTGACATCCGCTGGCAAATCAAGTTGATCCAGTAATTTTTCAAACATCTCATGTTGGGATAAAGCCAAATTGTGCACCCCTCTTAGATGGCAGAAACTGGGACAACCCGCCGCGTGGTGATCAATGCCATGTCGAAATTGCTTTCGACATGGCGATCATCGGATTGGCGATTTTGCCCCAGCATCATCGTAATCAATTATGCTTTTGCTTGTTCTTGTTTATGCAGCTGGGCCATGAGGATTTTGATCGAACTGATCAGCTCTTCCTTCTTGACTTCAATGGTCTCGCCGGTTTTACGCAACTTCAGTTCAACAATCTCGTCGACCGCTTTTTTCCCGACTGTCACGCGTAATGGTACCCCGATCAAGTCAGAGTCAGCGAATTTACCCCCCGGCCGTTCATTGCGATCATCAACCAAAACACTGTAACCAGCTTCTTCAAGCATACTTTCAATTGAGGCAGTCAGCGTCTTTTGTTCCTCGCGTTTTAGATTAACCGGAATTAAGTGAATGTCAAATGGTGCAATCGTCGTTGGCCAAATCAAGCCATGATCGTCAGCTTGCTGTTCGGCAATCGCTGAAAGCAAGCGCGAAACACCGATCCCATATGAGCCCATGATGATGGGTTGGCTACGGCCATTTTCGTCGAGAAAATTGGCACCCATGGTTTCTGAGTAACGTGTGCCTAACTTAAAGATATGGCCGATTTCGATCCCACGCGTAAACTTAAGCACGCCTTGGCCATCCGGCGAGACTTCGCCTTCCTTGACAAACCGGATATCAGCAAAGCTTTCCGGCGTGACATCGCGATCAAAGTTAACATTTAAAAAATGAGTGTGCGCCTTATTGGCACCTGCCACCAGGTTCGTCAAACCGCTTAAACTGTTATCGGCAATAATCCGCACGTCTTTGTCGACGTTAACCGGACCGATATTGCCAACTTCAGCATGCATGACCGTCTCAACCTGTTCAGGGGTTGCCATTTCAAGAAAGTCCGCACCTAAAATGTTCTTTAGCTTGGTGTCGTTCACTTCATAATCACCACGCACCAAGGCCAGAACCGGCGCGCCATCAGCCATGAACAAAACGGCCTTAATCATTTTTTGCTCAGGCACCTTCAATAATGCTGCGACTTCAGCGATGGTTTTGGCATCTTTGGTATCAACCGGTTTTAATTCCGCCTGGGCTTCCACGCCTTGTTTAGGTAGCGCCATGCTGGTGGCCATTTCCAAATTGGCAGCATAGTCGGAACTATCCGAATAGACGATGGTATCTTCACCAATTGGCGCAATCGCGGAGAACTCCTTGGAATCCTTACCACCCATGGCCCCACCATCACCAATAATGGTGCGGTAGCGCAGCCCTAAGCGATCAAAAATATTGGTGTAAGCATGCTCCATCTGGCGATAAATCGTATCCAGATCCTGATCATTGCTGGTAAACGAATAGGCATCTTTCATAATAAATTCGCGACCCCGCAACACGCCATAACGCGGACGATCTTCATCGCGGAACTTATCCTGAATTTGATAAAGAACCAGCGGCATGCGTTTATAAGATTTTAGTTCATTGCGAACCAAATCCGTAAAGGTTTCTTCATGGGTCGGCCCTAGAATCATTTTACGATCCTGCCGATTTTTCAGCTTAAACAAGTTCGGTCCATAAGTTTCATAACGTCCGGATTCTTCCCAGAGTTCGGCTGGTAACAAGACCGGCATCTTCATCTTAACCGCATCAATCTTCGTCATTTCATCGTCAATGATGGCTTCAATGCGAGTTAGGACGCGTTCGGCGAGCGGCAAATAAGCATAAACACCAGCTTGAACTTGGCGAACAAAGCCAGAACGCAACATCATTTTATGTGACTCTGCTTCCGCCGAACTCGGTACTTCTTTTTCTGTGGGAATAAACATCCGTGATTGTTTCATGTCAGCCTCCAAAGCTAGTTTATTTAAAAGTAACGCATAATGTCATTAATTGTGACGGCGAGCATCAACAAGACCATCAAACCCAGACCGATCATCGTGACCACACCTTCAGTTTCCGGTTTGAGTGGTTTGCGCCGAATGATTTCGATCAGGTTTAATAGAATTTTCCCGCCGTCCAAGACCGGAATCGGCAATAGGTTGGAAATCCCCAAACCAAGGCTTAGGTAACCCATGAAGAACAACAAGCCAGCCAGTCCACCTTTAGCACTTTGGCTGGTCATGGTATAAATACCGACTGGCCCGGCGAGCTTATTAAGTGAAAAACCGCCAGTGACCATTGACTTCAAGACATCCCATGTACGAACAGCTAGATCCCATGTTTGGGTAAACCCATAAGTAAAGGCGCGCGCCGGTGACTTCTCAACGGGCACCATCACGCCAATCTTACCTTTCTTATCCGGTTTAATCGCAATATTTTGCGTTTTGCCATCCTGCTTGACAGTAAACATGACTGATTTGCCGGTATGTTTGCTGACCTGTGTTGAAAGATCCGTAAATGAATGGATCTTTTTGCCGTCAATCGACTCAACTCTAGCATTCGATTTAAGTCCTGCTTGGGCAGCCGGGTAGTCGGGAAGAACGGTTCCAACCTGATTAGTGTTGAAAATCTGCACACCAAAAATCAGGCCATAAATGATGAACGTCAAAATAGCGAGAATAAAGTTATTCATCGGTCCGGCAAAGTTAACCAGTAGTCGTCGCCAAACCGGTGCATTTTGAAATTGCACGTCTTCCGGCGCAATCTGGACTTCTGTGCCATCTTCTTCGATGATAGTGGCGTCATGATCAACCTGCCAACTTTGCAAGGAATCTTCATCACCATTCGGATAGCCTTCGATGATAAGATCCTTGACCAAATCGACACGACTGACCTGAACCGGCATGCCGCCTTCTAATGTTGTTTTGTCACTGGCATTAATGCGGACAACTTTACCGGCATCGTTCAAAATCAGGCTCAGCATTGTGCCTGGTTTGATATCATCTTCATCGTCCTGCCAGCCTGCCATACGCACATAACCGCCCAGTGGCAACAGACGCAATGTATAGGTCGTATTATTTTTATGCGACGCCCAAAGCTTCGGGCCCATGCCAATCGAAAATTCACGCACCAGAATACCGCTGCGTTTTGCAAAGTAGAAATGGCCAAACTCGTGAACCACCACAAGAATGCAGAAGATAACAATAAAGGCAATGATTGTGGTCATATGTGCTCCTTAAAGGTTAGACAATGCCAAAGAGATGCAACATTGGCAATACCAGCAGTAGACTGTCGAATCGATCCAAGATGCCGCCGTGTCCCGGCAAAATTTTCCCGGAATCCTTAACGCCATAAAACCGTTTCAACGCGGATTCAATCAAATCCCCGATTTGCCCGATAACGGATAAACACAGCGCAATGCCCATCATCGGCCAGAATGTATAGTATTGCGGTAAAAACATTAAGTAAATAGCAGCGGTAATCAACGCCAGAACAATGCCGCCGATGCTGCCTTCAATCGTTTTGTTGGGGCTAATCGCCGGCCATAGTTTGTGACGGCCCAACTTACGGCCAATCATATAAGCACCGGTATCGGTGAGCCAGACAATCAGCAGCGCAAACATCAACGTATCCAACCCCGCATCATTCCGCACGCTGATCAGATAATGAAAACCGGTTCCAATGTAAAAGAACGAGAGCACCGAGACGCCGATATCGTCGAAGGTTGTCCGATTTTTGGTCGTGACCGTTAAGAATAGCAACAAGGCAACCGCAACATAAATCAAATCGATACGGCCCAAAAAGGCAGGCAGCCAGCGGAAAAAGCTATTTGGCAAAACCACGACCAAGACACCAAGCGCCGCAATCAGGAAATCCGGCGAAAGAATAATCCGCTTCCGCATAATATAGACTTCTGACAAAGCAATCAATGCCAAGACCGCCCCGGCTGTATCGATCCAACCGCCGCCCAGGATTAAAATCGGAATAAAAATCGCTAAGGCAACGACCGCCGTTATGACCCGTTGTTTCATGATAATAAATCCTCCATCACCATTTCATTAATTGATTATTTTTTTAAACCGCCAAAGCGACGATCGCGCGCTTGATAGGCTGCGATCGCCGACTCAAGGGCAGCCGGTGAGAAGTCCGGCCAATAATCATCCACAAAAACCAGTTCACTGTAAGCAATCTGCCACAGTAAAAAGTTAGAAATCCGCAACTCGCCACTGGTCCGAATCAGCAGGTCCGGATCAGCCAACGGGCCCAGAAATCCTGTCATCAAAGCAGACGAAAAATGGGAATCATCAATTTCCTCTGGCTTGAGTGCACCTTCTTGAACCTGCTTAGCCAACTTTTGAGCGGCGTGAACCAATTCATCACGACCGCCATAGTTTAAAGCAAAGTTGAGGATCATCCCGGTATTATTAGCCGTATCAGCCATTGCCTTTTCACTCGCTTGCCGTGTCGGCTCAGGCAAGTCGGTCAACTCACCCATAACTTCAACTTTAACATTTTCCTTGATTAAATCAGGCATGAAGTCATTAAAAAAGTCCACTGGCAAGCGCATTAAGTAATTGACCTCAGAACCTGGCCGCTTCCAATTTTCGGTTGAAAAAGCATACAAAGTCAAAACCTTAACGCCAAGGCGACTCGCTGCTTTGGTAATGGTTTTAACATTTTGCATGCCCTGCTTATGCCCGGCAACTCGCGGCAAAAACCGCCGCTTCGCCCAGCGGCCATTACCATCCATGATAATCGCAATATGCGCAGGAATACGTGAAAGATCAAGCTTTACTTTAGAACCCTTGGCTGTGGCCAAACTGGCGCCTCCTCACAACGTCCATGGTACCCTCAAGCACCAAATGTCTTAAACGATTGTAGCAGAAAAAAGACAAGAGCGCGAGCCAGCGCGGGTAGAAGCTGGAGTGTAAGTGGGCTTGACCGCGATGGCCGGGCTTTGGCCATCGCGGTCAAGGTCCTTACACGCAAGCTTCTGCGCTGGGGAGCGCGTTTCCGTGCAGCATCGGTTAACAGTGCTTCAGTCAACACCGGCAGTTGAAAGTGAAAAACCTTGTGCCATTGCGACCAAGGTCCTTACACGCAGATTTCTGGGCCAGTGAGCGCGTTTCCATGCAGTATCGGCAAATCTTCCTCGCATGTCAGACGCAAAAGCTTTGGCCATTTGAGCTAGAGGTCCTTACACGCAGACTTCTGCGCCAGTGAGCGCGTTTCCATGCAGCATCGGCAAATTCTCCTCACGTTGCACCACCAAAAAAACAAAAACCCCAGATTTCCTCTGAGGTTTGCCCACAACCATTAAGCTTCAGTGATCTCAAACTTCGGTAATTTCTTTTTCCTTCGCTGCGGCAATATCATCAATGCGCTTGGTTGCTTCATCCGTAACTTTTTGCATGTCTTTTTCAAGCCGATGCAATTCGTCTTCGGTGATATCACCGTCTTTTTCCTGACGTTTCAGCTTGTCAAGTCCTTCACGCCGGATATTGCGCACTGCAATTTTGGCATTTTCGGAAAATTTACCGACTTCTTTAGCAATTTCCTTCCGGCGCTCGCCTGTGAGTTGCGGAATCACCAGACGAATCACGTCGCCATCATTAGCCGGATTAATGCCCAAATCACTAGCATTAATGGCCGTTTCAATGTTTTTCAGCGCAGATTTGTCATAAGGGCTAATTTGTAAGACCCGCGCTTCAGGAACAGTGATGGCTGCCATCTGGTTCAACGGCGTCGGTGCACCATAATATTCCACCGTAATCTGATTAAGTAAACTGGCGTTGGCGCGACCTGCGCGAATATTGCCTAGTTCGCGCTGCAATGATTCTTCGGTTTTGCCCATATTGGTTTTTGCGTGTTCGATAATTTGATTTGCCATTAGCTTCTCCCTTCGATTGTGGTGCCGATCTTTTGGCCTTCCACAACCCGTTTGATATTACCGGGCTCATTCAAGTTAAAGACAACTAAGTCGATGTCATTGTCCATTGACAACGTGCTGGCGGTTGAGTCCATGACTTTCAGATCCTTGTTGATGATATCCATGTGCGTGAGACTTTCGTACTTCACGGCGTGGGTATCTTTATTAGGATCAGCCGAGTATACGCCATCGACGTTGTTCTTCGCCATCAAAATGACATCAGCACCGATTTCTGCAGCACGTAACGCTGCCGTTGTGTCTGTACTGAAGTACGGGTTGCCGGTACCGCCAGCGAAGATCACCACTCGGCCCTTTTCTAAATGGCGAATGGCCTTGCGTCGAATGTAAGGTTCCGCAATCTGCCGCATCTCGATCGACGTTTGTACCCGAGTCGGGACACCTTGGCTTTCCAGATTATCCTGCAAGGCCAATGCATTCATGACGGTAGCTAACATGCCCATGTAATCGGCTTGCGCGCGTTCCATACCCATTTCGGCACCGGTTTCGCCGCGCCAGATATTGCCCCCGCCGCAAACAATGGCGATT
Above is a window of Lacticaseibacillus casei DSM 20011 = JCM 1134 = ATCC 393 DNA encoding:
- a CDS encoding phosphatidate cytidylyltransferase, with translation MKQRVITAVVALAIFIPILILGGGWIDTAGAVLALIALSEVYIMRKRIILSPDFLIAALGVLVVVLPNSFFRWLPAFLGRIDLIYVAVALLLFLTVTTKNRTTFDDIGVSVLSFFYIGTGFHYLISVRNDAGLDTLMFALLIVWLTDTGAYMIGRKLGRHKLWPAISPNKTIEGSIGGIVLALITAAIYLMFLPQYYTFWPMMGIALCLSVIGQIGDLIESALKRFYGVKDSGKILPGHGGILDRFDSLLLVLPMLHLFGIV
- a CDS encoding proline--tRNA ligase, which translates into the protein MKQSRMFIPTEKEVPSSAEAESHKMMLRSGFVRQVQAGVYAYLPLAERVLTRIEAIIDDEMTKIDAVKMKMPVLLPAELWEESGRYETYGPNLFKLKNRQDRKMILGPTHEETFTDLVRNELKSYKRMPLVLYQIQDKFRDEDRPRYGVLRGREFIMKDAYSFTSNDQDLDTIYRQMEHAYTNIFDRLGLRYRTIIGDGGAMGGKDSKEFSAIAPIGEDTIVYSDSSDYAANLEMATSMALPKQGVEAQAELKPVDTKDAKTIAEVAALLKVPEQKMIKAVLFMADGAPVLALVRGDYEVNDTKLKNILGADFLEMATPEQVETVMHAEVGNIGPVNVDKDVRIIADNSLSGLTNLVAGANKAHTHFLNVNFDRDVTPESFADIRFVKEGEVSPDGQGVLKFTRGIEIGHIFKLGTRYSETMGANFLDENGRSQPIIMGSYGIGVSRLLSAIAEQQADDHGLIWPTTIAPFDIHLIPVNLKREEQKTLTASIESMLEEAGYSVLVDDRNERPGGKFADSDLIGVPLRVTVGKKAVDEIVELKLRKTGETIEVKKEELISSIKILMAQLHKQEQAKA
- a CDS encoding isoprenyl transferase codes for the protein MATAKGSKVKLDLSRIPAHIAIIMDGNGRWAKRRFLPRVAGHKQGMQNVKTITKAASRLGVKVLTLYAFSTENWKRPGSEVNYLMRLPVDFFNDFMPDLIKENVKVEVMGELTDLPEPTRQASEKAMADTANNTGMILNFALNYGGRDELVHAAQKLAKQVQEGALKPEEIDDSHFSSALMTGFLGPLADPDLLIRTSGELRISNFLLWQIAYSELVFVDDYWPDFSPAALESAIAAYQARDRRFGGLKK
- the rseP gene encoding RIP metalloprotease RseP; translated protein: MTTIIAFIVIFCILVVVHEFGHFYFAKRSGILVREFSIGMGPKLWASHKNNTTYTLRLLPLGGYVRMAGWQDDEDDIKPGTMLSLILNDAGKVVRINASDKTTLEGGMPVQVSRVDLVKDLIIEGYPNGDEDSLQSWQVDHDATIIEEDGTEVQIAPEDVQFQNAPVWRRLLVNFAGPMNNFILAILTFIIYGLIFGVQIFNTNQVGTVLPDYPAAQAGLKSNARVESIDGKKIHSFTDLSTQVSKHTGKSVMFTVKQDGKTQNIAIKPDKKGKIGVMVPVEKSPARAFTYGFTQTWDLAVRTWDVLKSMVTGGFSLNKLAGPVGIYTMTSQSAKGGLAGLLFFMGYLSLGLGISNLLPIPVLDGGKILLNLIEIIRRKPLKPETEGVVTMIGLGLMVLLMLAVTINDIMRYF
- the frr gene encoding ribosome recycling factor, whose translation is MANQIIEHAKTNMGKTEESLQRELGNIRAGRANASLLNQITVEYYGAPTPLNQMAAITVPEARVLQISPYDKSALKNIETAINASDLGINPANDGDVIRLVIPQLTGERRKEIAKEVGKFSENAKIAVRNIRREGLDKLKRQEKDGDITEDELHRLEKDMQKVTDEATKRIDDIAAAKEKEITEV
- the pyrH gene encoding UMP kinase, producing the protein MVKYNRIVLKISGEALAGEAGFGIKPPVIATIAEQIKQVHELGVQIAIVCGGGNIWRGETGAEMGMERAQADYMGMLATVMNALALQDNLESQGVPTRVQTSIEMRQIAEPYIRRKAIRHLEKGRVVIFAGGTGNPYFSTDTTAALRAAEIGADVILMAKNNVDGVYSADPNKDTHAVKYESLTHMDIINKDLKVMDSTASTLSMDNDIDLVVFNLNEPGNIKRVVEGQKIGTTIEGRS
- a CDS encoding PolC-type DNA polymerase III, with the protein product MALSQHEMFEKLLDQLDLPADVKNDPALAEGVVQGVTIHEQSQRYDFTLGFPAILPFQIFNPLATQLPLAFKQIAKTNLTIAVAHPVLTDELLAQYWRFVVQNAEIGTGIVRELCEKQVPTLVNGRAVITAENEQVRQYLIHQGLSKLEETYQQVGFTGLRMQADVDEEQAAQSVAAFEAQKAAQTAKMAQAAAEVVKRQAAKQKQESTDGPVQMGRQLKMSDPPQQMVTITQEERSVTVEGYVFDVEVRELRSKRQLLIFKITDYSSSFIAKKFSNGADDEAMFARIQKGQWLRVRGSVQEDNYSRELTINAQDIQTVSHPDPTDDVDGEKRVELHLHTNMSQMDATNSITDFVNRAKEWGHKAIAVTDHAGLQAYPEAHTAADKAGLKMLYGVEINLVDDGTPVAYRANEPRDLADSEYVVFDVETTGLSAVYDKVIELAAVKMKDGQVIDQFEEMIDPGFPLSELTINLTHITDDMVHGSKSEEEVFKLFQQFCDGAIMVGHNVTFDVGFLDNGYERHGLPDIENPVIDTLELSRMLHPERKNHKLDTLAKLYKVSLGHHHRANADAEATGYLLYALEKEAAKLYGMTKLNQLNDRVGAGDAYKAARPSHAVVLAKTQAGLKNLFKLVSLSNVKYFYRVPRVPRSQLQKLREGLLVGSACSNGEVFTAMMQKGEAEAREKAAFYDYLEIQPLPVYQPLLEADLIKGESHLKDILQKIIKIGEDMEKPVVVTGDAHYLDEHDAIYRKILIHSQGGANPLNRHSLPDVHFRSTREMLDDFDWLGAEKAKELVVTNSNLIADWIDDDISPVKTKLYTPDVPGVEDKLKHDVMTTAHELYGDPLPEIVEHRLDKELKSIIGNGFSVIYNIAQRLVLKSNKDGYLVGSRGSVGSSLAATMAGITEVNPLPPHYRCPKCQYSEFFTHGEVGSGFDLPDKVCPKCGAELHKDGHDIPFETFLGFHGDKVPDIDLNFSGDYQPIAHNYIKVMFGEDHSFRAGTIGTVADKTAYGYVKAYERDTGQQLRGAEIDRLAQGDTGVKRTTGQHPAGILIVPADMDIYDFTPIQYPADDQNAAWMTTHFDFHSIHDNILKMDVLGHDDPTMIRMLQDLSGVEPKSIPTDDPGVMALFSGTESLGVTPEQINSKMGTLGIPEFGTRFVRGMLEETKPTTFSELLQISGLSHGTDVWLGNAEELIKQGIVTLKEVIGCRDNIMMDLIHWGMDDSMAFKIMEHVRKGRGIPDDWQKTMRENENVPDWYIDSCLKIKYMFPKAHATAYILMALRIAWFKVHYPLVYYTAYFSVRAEDFDLAAMSHGKEAVKAAMKEITDKGMDASTKEKQLLTVLEIANECLERGFKIKMIDVTKSDSHDFLIQDDHTILAPFRAVPGLGDNVAKQIVAAREEKPFLSKEDLANRGKVSKTLIDYMTTNHVLDDLPDENQLSLFDGLF